TTTTGGTGCCCTTTCACCTATTGTACTAAGCTTTCTTGATCCAAGTATATATGATCCAGTAGTTGGTTTAGATTCACGAATATTGTCTTCAAAATACATAACAGATTATCTTTCTACACAAAACCTTGTAAAAGGTATTGAAATCCCTGCGGCACAACAATGGGTTTACTCATTTATGGACAAGGGTGAAACATTCAAATCATCGATGGAAAACTTAGTGAGAAATTCACAGTATGAGATAATGACAACGTATGCACCAGATAGCTTTAGACACTTTCTTGATACTATAGCAGATAGTTATATACCTGCAAAAGAAAGACTATATTTCCAAACGAGCATTTCTGAACTTGTTGATAAAGGGATTATAAAGTTTTCCGCTATATCTTCGGTAAAAGATATTGGAAATAGGGACAAATTTTCATTCCAAGATTTCTCCGAGTTACTTCAGAAGGTTGACCACAAAACACTGGCTATTGCACTTTCACCTTACGCAGATTCAGATGAAGTTTCTCGCGCAATGCTTTGGTTTAGAAGTTTGAATAGAGAAAAGCAAGAAGTTGTGGAAGAATTTAACTCATTGATTACTCAAACGCACTCCGAAGATCAAATTAAATCTGCTCAGGAAAAGGTATTGGAAGTTGCAAAAAGTGTTGCCGATGTAAGTACCACAGGACAACTCTATGTTCAATCAGACGCACAGTTGTCCGAAGTTATTCAAAATGATACTGTAGCTATAGAATCACTAGTCTTTGCTGCCGCATACAGTATTATACCTGACTTGATTGTTTTATCAAAAGAAAACAATTCAATTGAGCAAGAAATAAAAAAAGGGAAATTTGCTCCGCTATTTGAAATCGCAAAATCGAAGCTTTCTGATTTGTCGAAAAAAGAAATTTACGAACCTGCCTTGACAAAAGCTAAAAAGACGGTAAGTAATCTGGAAAAAGAAATGCAAGATTTAGGATTATCAGTGTTACATACAGATACCGAGCGTTTCTTAGAGTTGTACGCTGGTATGGAATTAGCAAAAGTTTCTGTTGACATTCGTCCAGAACTTAGAGCCAAACTGGAAAATCAGATATCCAGATACTCCAAAACAGTCAGGCAAGGATATATTTACGAATTGAACAATATATTCATCAAAATCGCTACTGCAAGATCATTTATGGCTTCATTACTTAATAATGAAAACATACCGGAAAGTTATGAGTCCCTTGGCAGCCAAGTTATAAAGGTTTTATCAGAACCTATAGCATCACTTATTGCCTATGCTTTTCAGGGTACTAATAAACTTGATAAAGTAATTTCAAATATAGAAAATTCACAGCTTGATGACTTTAAACGTATTGATATAGTTGAAAAATTGAAATCCGCCAAAGAACCTGTAGAAGCGGTTAGATTTTTAATCAACGAAGCTGAAATGAATGAAAACATATATCTCAGAATGGTTAATGAGCACAAGCAATATCTTGAAGATCCTTCAGAATGGTCAAATATGGAAAATATAAGAAAAATTGAAAAACCACAAAAAACTGCTTGGTCAAAGGATTTTGCCGAGAAAAAGCTTGTAGAGATATTCAACGTGCTTTCTCTTACTAACAAAATTGGTGTTGGTCATCCACTACCACCAAGTAGATGGCATTGGCTTGGTACAGATCCTGTTGGTAGAGATATACTTATCCAGCTTATGGTTAGTACTCCTAGTGAATTTGTACTCGGTGTGCTTGCAGCACTTATTACAGTTGTAATAGGTACTATAATAGGTACAGCGGCTGCTTATTACGGCGGATTAGTTGATGTAATATTCATGCGTATAGCCGATCTTATGATGCTATTTCCATCCATAGCATTTCTCATTGTTCTTTCAGGTTTTATGACGATGAACCTTTTCAAATTGGCTTTAATTCTTGGGTTACTTGGTGGTTTCGGTGGCATAACACTTGTTTTAAAAGCACAAGCGTTAACAATTAAGGTGAAGCCTTACATCGATGCAGCAAGGGTTTCAGGTGGTAGCCATGGATACATAATATTCAATCATATCATTCCAAATGTAATGCCCCTTTCGTTCCTTTACATGATGTTTAATGTAACTGGAGCCGTTTTTTCAGAGGCTGTATTGAGCTTTTTTGGCTTGATGAAAGTTAGGATGTCTTGGGGATTGATGATAAACACAGTATGGAGTTCCGGTTATCTTGGCTCTGGAAATATAGGTTCTTACTGGTGGATGTGGGTACCAGCAGGTGGTGCTATAACATTGCTGTGTGCTGCCTTCTATTTCCTTGGACGTGGTCTTGAAGAAATCGTTAACCCAAGACTCAGAAAGAGGTGATAAATATGGCAATTTTAAAAGTCGAGAATTTGAAAATGCATTATAAAACAAAAAAAGGTTATGTTAAAGCAGTTGATGGTATATCGTTTGAGTTAGAAGCTGGGGAAAGCCTTGGAATAGTTGGTGAATCTGGTTGCGGTAAGACATCTGTGTCTATGACTTTACTGAGAATTCTTCCGGAAAATGCTCGCTTTATGGGTGGACATGTCTGGTTTAACGATGATGGTAATATGATAGATTTAGTTTCTTTGTCAGAAGAACAAATGCGGCACTATCGTTGGAAAGGAATATCCATGGTATTTCAGGCTGCCATGAATTCACTCAACCCTGTCTACAGGGTAGGAGATCAGATAGTTGAAGCTATACTTAATCATTATCCTGAGACCCCTATTGATGAAGCAAAATCAAAGGTTGCAAAGCTTTTTGAGCTTGTAACACTCGATCCAAAACGCATGGATCAATATCCGCACCAGTATAGTGGTGGGATGAAACAGCGTGCAGTAATTGCGTTATCGCTTGCCTGTGATCCAAAAGTCATAATAGCTGATGAACCAACCACAGCACTTGATGTTATTGTGCAAGACAAAATATTACGTGAAATGAAAAAAATACAAAAAGAATTAAATATGGCAATGATATATATATCACATGATATAGCTGTCATAGCGGAAGTTAGTGATAAAATAGCTGTTATGTACGCTGGAAAGTTTGTTGAACAGGCTGATGCTACAACGGTTTTCAAGCGTCCCATGCATCCATACACGTTCTTACTTATGAATGCATTCCCAAGTCATGTTGGTGAGAAGAAAAAACTCTTTACGATACCAGGAGAACCACCTGATCTACTCAACCCACCAACTGGTTGTAGATTTGCACCACGTTGCCCTTGGGCAACCGATAAATGCAGAACAGATGAACCAGAATACAAAGAAATAGAAAAAGGACATTTTCTTGCTTGCTGGCATCCATTGACGGAAGAGGTGAGGCAAAATGAGTTCAGAAAATAAAGTGTTACTTGTGGTAAAAAATCTGAAAAAATTTTTTCCAGCAGAACGTGCTTTATTCTCAAGGGCAAAGCACTTTGTTCATGCGGTAGATGACGTGTCATTTGAAATAAAACAAGGTGAATCACTTGGCTTGGTTGGTGAATCAGGATGTGGCAAGACAACAACTGGTAGGATGGTAGTGAGACTTGAGTCACCCACAGACGGGACTATAGAAGTTTTGGGAAAATCGGTGGAAGATTACGACAGGATGGAGTATCATTCTATGGTACAAATGATATTCCAAGATCCGTATGAGTCATTGAATCCAAGAATGACTATATTTGATATAATTGCAGAACCTTTGAACATACACAATGTTGGAACACTTGAAGAAAGGGAAGAAAAAGTTGCACAGTTATTACAAGAAGTTGGATTAACACCTCCTGATAGCTTTCTTTGGAGATACCCACATGAACTGTCCGGTGGACAGAGACAGAGAGTAGCAATTGCAAGAGCACTTATACTTAACCCGAAATTAATAGTTGCAGACGAACCTACTTCAATGCTAGATGTTTCTGTTAGAACAGGTGTTATGCACTTGATGATGGAATTGCAAAAAAACCACGGGATGAGTTATTTGTACATAACTCATGACTTAGCAGTAGCAAGGTATATGGTAAATAGAATTGCTGTCATGTATCTTGGAAAAATTGTGGAATTGGCGGAAACAGAAGAATTATTACATCATCCAATGCATCCATACACAAGAGCTTTGATGGATGCCGTACCTGTCCCAGATCCAGACTACAAACGTTCAGAACCAAACATAATCGGAAACATAAGTGTACCAATCGACCCACCACCTATATGTAGATTTTACGACAGATGCCCCTTCAAGGAAGAAAAGTGTAAAATAAATCCACACCCAGAACTTAAAGAAGTTAGTTCTGGACACTTTGTAGCGTGTTATCCCGTGCAGGAAGGAAAAATCAAATAAAAAACATGATTGTATTTTAAACCAAACCGCTTGCAATTTGCAGGCGGTTTGATTTTTTGTTATTGCTACATTTCTTGATTTTGGAAATGTTCCAAATGAGACTTTTTCAAGTATTTGCATTGATTATAATTCATAAAGTGAGCTAAAATATAATTGAAAAGGAGGTAGTATATATGAAAAAAAGTTTTAGTATCTTTATTATTATTTTTTTCATCACAGCTTTTCTACTTTTTGGTTGCTCATATAAACCCGTTGACCAAGAATTGGAACAACTTCCCGTAGAAGAGCTCCCAGCAAACCAAGGAATTGTTACCTACAACCTAGATACCAACGAGCTTGTAGTTGATATTAAAGAAGACAACCTGAGCGTTTTCAAAGTGTTCAAGGATAAAACTCAAGAACAACTATTAGGACATTTCGTTGGTGGAATATTCACTTGTGAGTTTTCTGGGGAAGAGTTTTGGAATTTAGAAAGTCTGAGAATTGATATCTTAAGAAACAACCAGATCTACAAAACGTTAAGAATAACAAAGGAAAATATAAAAAAATTATCATTGACTATTCCCTCAACTTCAAATACTATGTACAAATTGTTTATAAGATCCTTTTATGACAGTACAGGGGATGGAATTGGAGACTTCAACGGTGTTGTACACAAAGTTAGCTATCTGAAAGAACTTGGAATAGACACTATTTGGTTCTTGCCTTTCAACAGGGGAAAATCCTATCATTGTTATGATGTAGAAGATTACTATAATGTTGAACCAGATTACGGAACATTAAGAGACATAGATAATATGATAAAAGTACTAAACGGAAATGGTATTAAGGTAATTATGGATTTAGTTGTAAACCATACAGCAGATACACATCCTTGGTTCTTAGATGCTATTGAGAAAACAACCTCTTCTGCATACTGGAATTACTACATCATGAGTCTAACCCAACCGGTAAATACAAATCATTGGCATTGGAAAATCAATTCAAAAGGTCAGAAAGTTTGGTATTTTGGTCTGTTCGACAGTTCAATGCCTGATTTGAATTATGATAATCCTAAAGTTTTAGAAGAAGTAAAGAAGATTATAGACTTTTGGATAATAATGGGAGTTGATGGTTTTAGATTGGATGCAGCAAAACATTACTATGGTTGGGATTGGGATGATGGAATACAAAAGTCAGCAAACGTTGCAAAACAATTGGAAAGCTATATAAGAAGTAAACTTGGCAACAATTGTATTATAGTAAGTGAAGTATACGATGGAAATCCTCATGTGCTCTTGCAATTTGCACCAATGCCCGTGTTCAATTTC
The Fervidobacterium sp. DNA segment above includes these coding regions:
- a CDS encoding ABC transporter permease subunit: MANEIRKRESIAKIKFKLFIKNFKKNWALFKESKMGMFGLWVIIAFGIFGALSPIVLSFLDPSIYDPVVGLDSRILSSKYITDYLSTQNLVKGIEIPAAQQWVYSFMDKGETFKSSMENLVRNSQYEIMTTYAPDSFRHFLDTIADSYIPAKERLYFQTSISELVDKGIIKFSAISSVKDIGNRDKFSFQDFSELLQKVDHKTLAIALSPYADSDEVSRAMLWFRSLNREKQEVVEEFNSLITQTHSEDQIKSAQEKVLEVAKSVADVSTTGQLYVQSDAQLSEVIQNDTVAIESLVFAAAYSIIPDLIVLSKENNSIEQEIKKGKFAPLFEIAKSKLSDLSKKEIYEPALTKAKKTVSNLEKEMQDLGLSVLHTDTERFLELYAGMELAKVSVDIRPELRAKLENQISRYSKTVRQGYIYELNNIFIKIATARSFMASLLNNENIPESYESLGSQVIKVLSEPIASLIAYAFQGTNKLDKVISNIENSQLDDFKRIDIVEKLKSAKEPVEAVRFLINEAEMNENIYLRMVNEHKQYLEDPSEWSNMENIRKIEKPQKTAWSKDFAEKKLVEIFNVLSLTNKIGVGHPLPPSRWHWLGTDPVGRDILIQLMVSTPSEFVLGVLAALITVVIGTIIGTAAAYYGGLVDVIFMRIADLMMLFPSIAFLIVLSGFMTMNLFKLALILGLLGGFGGITLVLKAQALTIKVKPYIDAARVSGGSHGYIIFNHIIPNVMPLSFLYMMFNVTGAVFSEAVLSFFGLMKVRMSWGLMINTVWSSGYLGSGNIGSYWWMWVPAGGAITLLCAAFYFLGRGLEEIVNPRLRKR
- a CDS encoding ABC transporter ATP-binding protein, with the protein product MSSENKVLLVVKNLKKFFPAERALFSRAKHFVHAVDDVSFEIKQGESLGLVGESGCGKTTTGRMVVRLESPTDGTIEVLGKSVEDYDRMEYHSMVQMIFQDPYESLNPRMTIFDIIAEPLNIHNVGTLEEREEKVAQLLQEVGLTPPDSFLWRYPHELSGGQRQRVAIARALILNPKLIVADEPTSMLDVSVRTGVMHLMMELQKNHGMSYLYITHDLAVARYMVNRIAVMYLGKIVELAETEELLHHPMHPYTRALMDAVPVPDPDYKRSEPNIIGNISVPIDPPPICRFYDRCPFKEEKCKINPHPELKEVSSGHFVACYPVQEGKIK
- a CDS encoding alpha-amylase family glycosyl hydrolase, with amino-acid sequence MKKSFSIFIIIFFITAFLLFGCSYKPVDQELEQLPVEELPANQGIVTYNLDTNELVVDIKEDNLSVFKVFKDKTQEQLLGHFVGGIFTCEFSGEEFWNLESLRIDILRNNQIYKTLRITKENIKKLSLTIPSTSNTMYKLFIRSFYDSTGDGIGDFNGVVHKVSYLKELGIDTIWFLPFNRGKSYHCYDVEDYYNVEPDYGTLRDIDNMIKVLNGNGIKVIMDLVVNHTADTHPWFLDAIEKTTSSAYWNYYIMSLTQPVNTNHWHWKINSKGQKVWYFGLFDSSMPDLNYDNPKVLEEVKKIIDFWIIMGVDGFRLDAAKHYYGWDWDDGIQKSANVAKQLESYIRSKLGNNCIIVSEVYDGNPHVLLQFAPMPVFNFKLMYELTSNFEGRDNLLRDSINWVNSISSQYFLSTYHFPFIDNHDLNRMVSVLVDQKYSGNVINGTKQYLILNALLLSLNGMPAIYYGNEIGLRGWKWSSEPWDIPVREPMQWYKNQQGIGQTTWTKPIYQSKNITFGNANVDGAIYDNPSDGISVEEQQSGYTILNFFKQFITLRKTYFALSRGTIAIERDWKNLYVIKRTHQNQEVLVLVNLDPTYSNTYTIPSGYRWVWYAFFNGNNFEFGSKLMPQLSQNTNWTINPRQVYVFVKN
- a CDS encoding ABC transporter ATP-binding protein; amino-acid sequence: MAILKVENLKMHYKTKKGYVKAVDGISFELEAGESLGIVGESGCGKTSVSMTLLRILPENARFMGGHVWFNDDGNMIDLVSLSEEQMRHYRWKGISMVFQAAMNSLNPVYRVGDQIVEAILNHYPETPIDEAKSKVAKLFELVTLDPKRMDQYPHQYSGGMKQRAVIALSLACDPKVIIADEPTTALDVIVQDKILREMKKIQKELNMAMIYISHDIAVIAEVSDKIAVMYAGKFVEQADATTVFKRPMHPYTFLLMNAFPSHVGEKKKLFTIPGEPPDLLNPPTGCRFAPRCPWATDKCRTDEPEYKEIEKGHFLACWHPLTEEVRQNEFRK